A window of Parcubacteria group bacterium ADurb.Bin159 genomic DNA:
TCTCGAAAATTAATTTTTTAAGAGCCATTTATTATTAGCTCTTCTTTTCGCTTTTTAGGATAAAAGTAGCCAAAAAAGAATGGAGATGGGAAAGATGGGAAGAAGGATTGTTGAAGAAGAATTTGATATTAAAAAGTTAAATAAAAATCTTCTTAAGCTTTACCAAAATCTTTTGTAGCTTTAAATAAGCACAGGGTATTTTATTAATTTTAATCTTAGCGCTATTATTTCTTAAGGTTTTTGAAAAAGTAATTAAGCTCTCCGAATAAGAAAATTATTCTCCCGAACGCTAAAACTATGGTTAGGGGAATAATTTCATAAAGCTTGATATTTGCTGGTTTTCTGAACTTAATCATTCTCCAGAAGTCTAACAGAAATCTGCCTGAGGCAAGAAATATTAGACCAAAAATTCCCCATCGAATAAATTTTGCTCCAGGTAAAGTTTTTACCTCTTTTCTTATTTGGACAAAAGAATTTCCATAACGGTATTTTCTTTCTATAAACTTAGATAATGGCGGCCGGTGAATAACTTCAATTGAAGGGTGGTATAGCAATTTATATCCTGCGGTAATTAGATTCCAACTGAATAATCTATCTCCGCCGGATCTTAAGTTTGAATTAAAGGAAAATTTTTCAAAAATTTCTCTTTTGGCGGCCAAATTACCGGTGGGAATACTGGTAACAAATTTTTCTTTATTATCTAAATACCCGCCGAAATCGGAGATTGCCATTGCTTTATAAAGAAGCTTATTATTGTCATGAGTAATCTTCC
This region includes:
- the epsJ_2 gene encoding putative glycosyltransferase EpsJ codes for the protein MKPKISVVIPTYNEKEKVAKCIESLLSQSYPQDKIEIIVVDDGSTDGTSDFIKKNFPKVKLITKKNSGAYDSRNKGIAVASGEIIALTDGDCIATKNWLKNIEKVLRKKKIQVVGGKITHDNNKLLYKAMAISDFGGYLDNKEKFVTSIPTGNLAAKREIFEKFSFNSNLRSGGDRLFSWNLITAGYKLLYHPSIEVIHRPPLSKFIERKYRYGNSFVQIRKEVKTLPGAKFIRWGIFGLIFLASGRFLLDFWRMIKFRKPANIKLYEIIPLTIVLAFGRIIFLFGELNYFFKNLKK